In the Leptospira sp. WS4.C2 genome, one interval contains:
- a CDS encoding zinc-binding dehydrogenase, giving the protein MKAAVLPAGSKSLEIQELDLPTLLPNQVKIKVKACGICGSDIHLVLHGKMKATYGPCVPGHETSGVVDEIGEQVTKFKKGDRVVVSAGTSCGKCKHCLANRENLCEEIGVLGFNQRGGFAEYLQIEERYLHQLPDEIPFTEGAILADAVSTPYHAVKYQGEIKPGDTVAIIGCGGLGIHAVAIAKALGAGRIFAVDIDSGSLENAKAYGADELILVEKNMQVGKVLKEKSGGIDLLCDFSGYMPNIENSVRAMSRGGRIVLVGIGRNKLEIPMPFFLIERQIRITGSYGSDRRAIPELIQLYKDKKLSLTKSISGVHKLEETNEFLHALEEKKGNPIRFIINPEL; this is encoded by the coding sequence ATGAAAGCAGCAGTTCTACCCGCAGGATCGAAATCCCTTGAAATTCAAGAATTGGATCTTCCGACTCTCCTTCCCAACCAAGTAAAAATTAAAGTCAAAGCCTGCGGAATTTGTGGTTCAGACATCCACTTAGTTCTCCATGGAAAAATGAAAGCCACTTATGGCCCCTGTGTCCCCGGACATGAAACGTCTGGCGTTGTGGATGAAATTGGAGAACAAGTCACCAAGTTCAAAAAAGGAGACCGAGTGGTAGTCAGCGCCGGTACTTCTTGTGGAAAATGTAAACACTGTTTGGCGAATCGGGAAAATCTTTGTGAAGAGATTGGAGTCCTTGGATTCAACCAACGGGGTGGATTTGCCGAATACTTACAAATCGAAGAACGTTATCTACATCAGTTACCGGACGAAATTCCGTTTACAGAAGGAGCCATTCTTGCTGACGCAGTTTCCACTCCTTACCATGCAGTGAAATACCAAGGCGAAATCAAACCAGGAGATACAGTAGCCATCATTGGTTGCGGAGGACTCGGAATCCATGCTGTCGCGATTGCAAAAGCTTTGGGAGCAGGCCGCATCTTTGCTGTCGATATTGATAGTGGATCTCTAGAAAATGCAAAAGCTTACGGGGCCGACGAACTCATATTAGTTGAAAAAAACATGCAAGTAGGCAAAGTTTTAAAAGAAAAATCGGGCGGAATCGATCTGTTATGCGACTTTTCAGGATATATGCCCAATATAGAAAATTCTGTGCGGGCGATGAGTCGCGGCGGACGAATTGTTCTCGTTGGAATCGGCCGTAACAAATTAGAAATTCCCATGCCATTTTTTCTCATCGAACGGCAAATCAGAATCACTGGTTCCTATGGTTCGGACAGAAGGGCAATCCCTGAGCTCATCCAACTTTATAAAGATAAAAAATTAAGCCTAACTAAGTCCATAAGTGGAGTTCATAAGTTAGAAGAAACCAATGAGTTCTTACATGCTTTGGAAGAGAAAAAAGGAAACCCCATTCGATTTATCATCAATCCAGAATTATAA
- a CDS encoding NUDIX domain-containing protein, with amino-acid sequence MSNHGFFQITQKLFLRNGDQLLVLRDRKSGHGDLPGGRMNEDEFFSDWSESIFREISEELGDQIKIDVNPEPIFIHKHRVNEGNFPCIIIAYSAKLLDGKIQLSDEHDYMDWVDISTFDPSKLFSEYMLDAVQLYLKKYA; translated from the coding sequence GTGAGTAACCACGGTTTTTTTCAAATTACGCAAAAGTTATTTCTACGCAATGGGGACCAATTGTTGGTTTTACGAGATAGAAAGTCTGGTCATGGAGATCTTCCTGGCGGTCGGATGAACGAAGATGAATTTTTTTCTGACTGGTCTGAGAGTATCTTTCGGGAAATTTCTGAAGAATTGGGAGACCAAATTAAAATTGATGTAAATCCTGAACCAATTTTTATTCATAAACATAGGGTTAATGAAGGAAACTTCCCTTGTATCATCATTGCTTATTCGGCCAAACTTTTGGACGGAAAAATTCAGTTATCAGATGAACACGACTATATGGACTGGGTTGATATTTCAACTTTTGATCCATCCAAACTTTTTTCGGAGTATATGTTGGATGCAGTCCAACTCTATTTAAAAAAATATGCATAA
- a CDS encoding S8 family serine peptidase, with protein sequence MNRAKTILSVLTFLSLSFGNCNPINDNDKISDLFLYYLLFQTLANASEENCTFSASSTDSFYSDQWHLQNLGQLGGTIGEDANVSSVWNQNISGNQVIVSVVDDGLDIRHEDLTQNISVTARGLNLLNNTIYPTHSYSNSFHGSAVGGVIAARGGNNIGVRGAAPCSKLVGVNILEKSTIYTSDEYRAMVNESSRVSISNNSWGSPDGYGWLWPSSALWQQGVNEGIRLGKSGKGTVYVWAAGNGANGGSIVSPILVDNANYDGQANYYGVMAIGGIGQDGKKANYSESGSNVWAVAHTQGNSATAYTTAISTTDATGAFGLNVGGSSGDYSLGNYTKKFNGTSSATPLAAGVIALLLSQRPELSWRDIRELVAYSARKNDPVDSDWTMNAAGLNINHKYGFGAVDAVSLLNYGSSWTPIAAPQVTYTMLAISPNTPIPDNDLVTGATLNYPVSAGINYIEYMDVEFTSNHTYFPELLIQITSPNGTTSTLTEPHACVNPYNSSLCSSGNTSIASMTGSSTYRFGLARHLGENPNGTWVIRVFDASVTDTGQINSVQLRIYGR encoded by the coding sequence ATGAATCGAGCGAAAACTATACTCTCTGTCCTCACATTCCTCAGTTTGTCGTTTGGGAATTGTAATCCTATAAATGACAATGATAAAATTAGTGATCTGTTTTTGTATTATCTTCTTTTTCAAACGCTAGCAAATGCGTCCGAGGAAAATTGTACTTTTTCCGCGAGCTCTACCGACTCATTCTATAGCGACCAATGGCATTTACAAAATTTAGGCCAACTGGGAGGTACCATAGGTGAGGATGCAAATGTCAGTTCTGTGTGGAACCAGAATATTTCTGGAAACCAAGTAATTGTGAGTGTGGTGGATGATGGTCTAGATATTAGGCATGAAGATCTTACTCAGAATATTTCAGTAACAGCTAGAGGTTTAAATCTTCTTAATAACACAATTTATCCAACTCATTCTTATTCGAACAGCTTCCACGGCTCTGCAGTGGGTGGAGTGATTGCTGCTCGGGGTGGAAATAATATTGGTGTTCGTGGTGCAGCACCTTGTTCCAAGTTAGTTGGTGTTAACATTTTAGAAAAATCCACAATTTATACATCTGATGAATACAGAGCTATGGTAAATGAGTCTTCACGGGTTTCTATATCCAATAATAGTTGGGGATCTCCTGATGGATATGGTTGGCTTTGGCCTTCCAGTGCTCTTTGGCAACAAGGCGTCAATGAAGGCATTCGCTTAGGAAAATCTGGGAAAGGAACTGTATACGTATGGGCAGCCGGAAACGGCGCCAATGGTGGGAGTATAGTTTCTCCCATCCTTGTAGATAACGCTAACTATGATGGACAGGCCAATTATTATGGCGTTATGGCTATTGGTGGAATTGGGCAGGATGGTAAGAAGGCAAATTATTCGGAATCAGGCTCCAACGTATGGGCGGTAGCCCATACGCAAGGAAATAGTGCAACAGCCTATACCACTGCTATCTCAACAACAGATGCTACAGGAGCTTTTGGATTGAATGTTGGTGGCTCATCCGGTGATTATTCTCTAGGCAACTACACAAAAAAATTCAATGGGACATCTTCTGCGACACCTTTGGCTGCGGGGGTTATTGCCTTGTTATTAAGTCAACGTCCTGAGTTGAGTTGGCGCGATATACGTGAGTTAGTTGCTTATTCAGCAAGGAAAAATGATCCTGTAGATTCCGATTGGACTATGAATGCAGCAGGATTAAACATCAATCATAAATATGGATTTGGTGCTGTGGATGCAGTTAGTTTGTTAAACTACGGAAGTTCTTGGACTCCCATTGCGGCACCACAAGTTACCTACACCATGCTCGCAATATCACCAAATACTCCTATTCCCGATAATGATTTAGTGACCGGGGCTACTCTGAATTATCCAGTTTCAGCTGGTATTAATTATATCGAATATATGGACGTTGAGTTCACTTCAAACCACACTTACTTTCCTGAACTTCTGATTCAGATCACTTCCCCCAATGGTACAACAAGTACACTCACAGAACCTCATGCTTGCGTAAATCCGTATAACAGTAGTTTATGTTCTTCAGGAAATACATCAATAGCATCTATGACTGGTTCCTCAACTTATCGTTTTGGTTTAGCCCGTCATTTAGGAGAAAACCCGAATGGAACTTGGGTGATTAGAGTTTTTGATGCTAGTGTCACAGACACGGGACAAATCAACTCAGTTCAATTACGGATTTATGGCAGGTAA
- a CDS encoding rhomboid family intramembrane serine protease has product MRSFIWEFPLTAGFSLFLFLLYPIVSIFFPDLIGPYFIATPGELEPINWILSTFFHGSGAHLLSNLFFLLLLGRVVENRVGKSKWLLFYFMAGILSVLGDGIVRGLILGDRTPIVGASGAISGLASAATLLSPFRFPISKTKSIPFPVFLFGWMMVYSDVTNLFARDQVAHWAHLGGFFSVFVTSYLLGDKERREIRQGFLLNFTFFTLTIILLFFINNR; this is encoded by the coding sequence ATGCGATCATTTATTTGGGAATTTCCACTCACTGCAGGTTTTTCATTATTTCTATTTTTGTTATACCCGATTGTCTCCATTTTTTTCCCAGATTTGATTGGACCGTATTTTATCGCAACACCAGGAGAATTGGAGCCAATCAATTGGATTCTATCTACCTTCTTCCATGGATCGGGAGCTCACCTTCTGTCTAATTTATTTTTTCTTCTACTTCTCGGAAGAGTGGTAGAAAATCGAGTAGGTAAAAGTAAGTGGCTCCTTTTTTATTTTATGGCAGGCATACTGTCCGTGTTAGGTGATGGAATTGTTAGGGGACTAATATTGGGTGATAGAACGCCCATTGTAGGGGCGAGTGGGGCTATTTCTGGTTTGGCATCTGCGGCCACTTTACTTTCGCCTTTTCGTTTTCCCATATCAAAAACAAAGTCCATTCCCTTTCCAGTTTTTCTATTTGGTTGGATGATGGTTTATTCTGATGTTACTAATTTGTTTGCACGTGACCAAGTAGCGCACTGGGCTCATCTTGGAGGTTTTTTCTCTGTCTTTGTAACGAGTTATTTACTCGGTGATAAAGAGAGGCGAGAAATCAGACAGGGCTTTCTTTTGAACTTTACCTTTTTTACATTGACTATCATTCTTCTTTTTTTTATCAACAATAGGTAA
- the prfA gene encoding peptide chain release factor 1, whose amino-acid sequence MIDRLKKIQEKYLRIEDELAKATSSDTLKNLSKERSRLTPVYTKADEYLKITKDCQDAKSLLESENDADMHSMLKSEIEEGEKKLEELAKELEIMLLPPDPNSGKSILVEIRAGTGGEESGLFCADLFRMYNKYADKQGIRAEIIDASPTGIGGFKEIVFSLDDDKAYDLFKFESGTHRVQRIPETESGGRIHTSAVTVAILPEAEEKEVEIKESDLRIDVYRSSGAGGQHVNTTDSAVRITHIPTGIVVASQEERSQIKNRDKAMRVLRARIVDQAADAAKQSADALKKAQVGSGDRSERIRTYNFPQGRCTDHRIGFTSHNLPAIMEGDLDELIDALVQEDRSKRLAEAKA is encoded by the coding sequence ATGATAGATAGATTGAAAAAAATTCAAGAAAAATACCTGCGTATCGAGGATGAGCTCGCAAAAGCCACTTCATCCGATACTTTGAAGAATCTATCGAAAGAAAGATCTCGCCTAACGCCAGTATATACAAAGGCAGATGAGTATTTAAAAATAACGAAAGATTGCCAAGATGCAAAGTCACTTCTCGAATCGGAAAATGATGCGGACATGCACTCGATGCTGAAATCAGAGATCGAAGAAGGTGAAAAAAAGTTAGAAGAGTTAGCGAAAGAACTCGAAATCATGTTATTACCTCCGGATCCAAATTCTGGAAAAAGTATCCTTGTGGAAATTCGTGCAGGAACAGGTGGAGAAGAGTCCGGGTTGTTTTGTGCGGATTTATTTCGTATGTACAATAAGTATGCGGACAAACAAGGTATCAGAGCTGAAATTATTGATGCAAGTCCTACAGGGATCGGCGGTTTTAAAGAGATTGTATTTTCCTTAGATGATGATAAGGCATACGATTTATTTAAATTTGAATCTGGTACTCATCGCGTACAAAGAATTCCGGAAACCGAATCAGGTGGAAGAATTCATACCTCTGCAGTAACAGTTGCTATTCTTCCTGAAGCGGAAGAAAAAGAAGTGGAAATCAAAGAAAGTGACTTGCGAATTGATGTATATCGTTCGTCAGGCGCTGGTGGACAGCACGTTAACACAACTGACTCTGCTGTTCGAATCACTCATATTCCTACCGGAATTGTGGTCGCTTCTCAGGAAGAACGTTCTCAGATTAAAAACCGCGATAAAGCGATGCGAGTTTTACGTGCTCGGATCGTTGACCAAGCAGCAGATGCCGCAAAACAGAGCGCAGATGCATTGAAAAAGGCACAAGTCGGGTCTGGTGATAGGTCAGAACGAATTCGAACTTATAACTTTCCTCAAGGGCGTTGTACTGACCACCGAATTGGTTTTACTAGTCATAATCTTCCGGCCATTATGGAAGGTGATCTGGATGAATTGATTGATGCTTTAGTCCAAGAAGACAGATCCAAACGATTGGCGGAAGCAAAAGCTTAA
- a CDS encoding ATP-binding protein, protein MNSLSEKHLLAIIKKSGIGILILDQNLNIVLANSWFLKSSGFKEKDLNGVSFLSVFPELKNSRTFKSIELCLEYSQYSILTHTLNPFPFPLFDNEKNRETEERIYQYLHIIPISIDDETDHFCMIQISDVSQQVVREKLLREKMTLANQREIEAQKASQAKTDFLASMSHEIRTPLNAILGMTETLNETDLSEEQHEYLTVLRNSGKALFSIINDILDLSRIESGKLEIEHIHFSIRDLMSETVSLFYMKAKAKGIELQFHVDDEISESIAGDSTRLQQVLINLLGNAMKFTDKGKIIVNALLSGNKKILGISVEDTGIGIPSEKLTSIFESFTQVDSSTTRKYGGTGLGLTITKKLIQLMGGGISVVSEVGVGSKFSFEIPYEGFINRISGIHQHWLNLELPDPEHFPNCKVLLAEDSEENIFIIKTFFRKYPIEISTAYNGLEALSKFKSQRFDIILMDMQMPEMDGLEATREIRKIEMANQIRASDSVPIIAISANVQKEDISKSFLAGITSYLPKPVRKQEILKLMYFYLAM, encoded by the coding sequence GTGAACTCTCTCAGTGAAAAGCATTTACTAGCGATTATTAAAAAATCTGGAATAGGAATTCTGATTCTAGACCAAAACCTGAATATTGTTTTAGCGAATAGTTGGTTTCTTAAAAGTTCCGGGTTCAAAGAAAAAGATTTAAACGGTGTTTCTTTTTTATCAGTATTTCCAGAACTAAAGAATTCACGTACGTTCAAATCCATTGAACTTTGTTTGGAATATTCGCAATATTCAATATTGACACATACTTTAAATCCTTTTCCATTTCCTCTTTTTGATAATGAAAAAAATAGGGAAACAGAAGAGAGGATTTATCAGTATTTACATATAATACCGATCTCTATCGATGATGAGACTGATCATTTTTGTATGATTCAAATTTCGGATGTTTCCCAACAAGTAGTCCGTGAAAAACTTTTGCGCGAAAAAATGACTTTAGCCAATCAAAGAGAGATTGAGGCACAAAAAGCATCTCAAGCAAAAACAGATTTTTTGGCATCAATGAGTCATGAAATTCGAACTCCATTGAATGCAATCTTGGGAATGACAGAAACATTAAATGAAACAGATCTATCTGAAGAACAACATGAGTATTTGACAGTCCTTCGAAATTCGGGCAAAGCACTCTTTAGTATTATTAATGATATTTTAGATTTATCTAGGATCGAATCAGGTAAGTTAGAAATTGAACATATCCATTTTTCGATAAGAGACCTCATGAGTGAGACTGTTTCTTTATTTTATATGAAAGCAAAAGCAAAAGGTATTGAACTACAATTTCATGTGGATGACGAAATATCGGAAAGTATTGCTGGTGACTCAACAAGATTGCAACAGGTCCTAATCAACCTTTTGGGTAATGCGATGAAATTTACTGATAAAGGTAAAATAATCGTAAATGCACTATTAAGCGGAAATAAAAAAATTTTGGGAATCAGTGTGGAAGATACCGGAATCGGCATTCCCTCCGAAAAATTAACTTCAATTTTCGAAAGTTTTACGCAAGTGGATAGTTCAACAACTAGGAAATATGGCGGAACAGGGTTAGGTTTAACCATTACAAAAAAATTAATTCAATTAATGGGTGGAGGTATCTCCGTAGTAAGTGAAGTTGGAGTCGGATCTAAATTTTCTTTTGAAATACCTTATGAAGGGTTTATCAACCGAATCTCAGGAATCCACCAACACTGGCTCAATTTAGAACTTCCTGACCCAGAACATTTTCCTAATTGTAAAGTACTGTTGGCAGAAGATTCAGAAGAGAATATATTCATAATAAAAACTTTTTTTCGCAAATATCCAATAGAAATTAGTACTGCTTATAATGGACTGGAAGCTCTATCGAAATTCAAGTCCCAAAGGTTCGATATCATTCTGATGGATATGCAAATGCCTGAGATGGACGGATTGGAGGCCACGAGAGAAATAAGAAAAATTGAAATGGCAAACCAAATAAGAGCCAGCGACTCCGTTCCTATCATTGCTATTTCCGCAAATGTTCAAAAAGAAGATATTAGTAAAAGTTTTCTAGCAGGAATCACGTCTTATCTTCCAAAACCAGTGAGAAAACAAGAGATTTTAAAATTGATGTATTTTTATCTTGCAATGTAG
- a CDS encoding hydrolase, carbon-nitrogen family protein: MHNLYVPPYKILLFILLFCFGFFSASLLKDDHTTLPKIDIPKPDISFDFNFDFNFSKPEVDEDIAKPTKPWNDVFIQTNGTDRKYGNLVGIQLVLQPEDFVKEEWWRERIEETLTKGKSSGIFDRKTIVILPEHTGTGLLFLDEKSRFLNADSFESALKTKGETFTVSDLFYLKAEKMAEVYVRTFSELAKQYNVPILAGTIILPNPKIVKGSLVLDPKGPLYNVAVPFSADGKLMDPLVKKTLLTEDEIKFLSPGETTQDRVWIVPGWKVAVFIGQEVFDVNIYNRLVGKPIDGLISPSASYPDMKWQSLDLENANVWKQEGLPKFIKSTKAQDLVQVFMTGHLFGKNWNGKTFNLRDFSNEDQVESVESPRILNLYF, encoded by the coding sequence ATGCATAATTTATATGTTCCACCTTATAAAATTCTTCTCTTTATCCTTTTGTTTTGTTTCGGTTTTTTTTCTGCATCACTTCTAAAAGATGATCACACCACATTACCAAAAATTGATATTCCAAAACCAGATATTAGTTTTGATTTCAATTTCGATTTTAATTTTAGCAAACCTGAAGTGGATGAAGATATTGCGAAACCTACAAAACCCTGGAATGATGTATTCATTCAAACTAATGGAACAGATCGAAAATACGGAAATTTAGTAGGAATTCAGTTAGTTCTGCAACCGGAAGACTTTGTCAAAGAAGAGTGGTGGAGAGAACGAATCGAAGAGACTTTGACTAAAGGGAAATCTTCTGGAATTTTTGATCGAAAAACAATTGTTATTCTTCCTGAACATACCGGAACAGGGTTGTTGTTTCTAGATGAAAAATCCAGATTTTTAAATGCGGATTCTTTTGAATCTGCCTTAAAAACCAAAGGAGAAACCTTTACAGTTTCCGATTTGTTTTATTTAAAAGCGGAAAAAATGGCAGAAGTTTATGTCAGAACGTTTTCCGAATTAGCAAAACAATACAACGTACCGATATTAGCTGGAACGATTATTTTACCAAACCCCAAGATCGTTAAGGGGAGTCTTGTTCTTGATCCGAAAGGTCCATTGTACAACGTTGCTGTTCCATTCTCCGCAGATGGAAAATTAATGGATCCTCTTGTTAAAAAAACTTTATTAACAGAAGACGAAATAAAATTTCTTTCTCCAGGTGAAACCACTCAAGACAGAGTTTGGATTGTTCCTGGTTGGAAAGTGGCAGTATTTATCGGACAGGAAGTTTTTGATGTTAACATTTACAATCGACTTGTTGGTAAACCCATCGACGGGTTGATTTCTCCATCTGCGTCTTATCCTGATATGAAATGGCAATCTTTAGATTTAGAGAATGCGAATGTTTGGAAACAGGAAGGCCTTCCAAAGTTTATCAAATCAACTAAAGCTCAAGATCTTGTGCAAGTGTTTATGACTGGGCATTTATTTGGCAAAAATTGGAATGGAAAAACTTTTAACCTTCGAGACTTTTCTAATGAGGATCAGGTGGAATCGGTTGAGAGTCCAAGGATCTTAAACTTGTACTTTTAA
- a CDS encoding alcohol dehydrogenase catalytic domain-containing protein, whose protein sequence is MNLKFRAKDYKSDDSFESAEYEYFGNEREGWEIKRNGSPYLHLGPGYIPLKTISCGVCSTDIDRRFLPFPLPQIIGHEVLAEGLGENQGKQFVVEINDTFEARGDKNLDAFCKEGIPTHSPERRVLGIDRLPGGFGPYILAPIHAAISLEGVSPKAAVLMEPFAAALQAILASPPKPGDHVAVLGPRRLGSLILAALASYRKTNKANFRITAITRHDHLVTLSKAMGADEVVDLRNTELGNLKNQFDIVYDTTSTASGFESALQIAKREVHLKTTNGQMMAGIAHLTELVVDELSILPYSESNTLFHWKKETRKNQNVFVFHGVSKTVKENLKKQFTVFEGSSSDAENTLNSELFSNKLPRFDFVVVSNPEELSLAIRPNPNHENSLVRPRGAILVDSSHSKNWPDNSSLVANFFADGKEIHSSRCGDFHMAISLLRDNPEITHALETNLISHRFSSDQLELAYATAKDPSSVKVVVDFQ, encoded by the coding sequence ATGAACTTAAAATTCCGAGCGAAGGATTACAAATCCGATGACTCGTTTGAATCAGCAGAATACGAGTATTTTGGCAATGAAAGGGAAGGTTGGGAGATCAAACGAAATGGCAGTCCCTACCTCCATTTAGGACCTGGTTATATCCCTCTTAAAACCATTTCTTGCGGTGTTTGTTCCACCGACATTGATCGACGTTTTTTACCCTTCCCTCTCCCTCAAATTATTGGGCATGAAGTCCTGGCAGAAGGTCTTGGCGAGAACCAAGGCAAACAGTTTGTAGTCGAGATCAACGACACCTTTGAGGCTCGCGGAGACAAAAATCTGGATGCCTTTTGTAAAGAAGGAATTCCCACTCATTCCCCAGAACGAAGGGTGCTTGGGATTGACCGACTTCCCGGAGGTTTTGGTCCTTATATTTTAGCACCGATCCATGCAGCCATTTCCTTGGAAGGGGTTTCTCCGAAAGCTGCGGTTCTTATGGAACCTTTTGCAGCTGCTTTACAAGCAATCCTTGCTTCTCCTCCCAAACCTGGGGATCATGTGGCAGTACTTGGGCCACGTCGTTTGGGGAGTCTCATTTTAGCTGCACTTGCTTCCTATAGAAAAACAAATAAGGCTAACTTTCGCATAACAGCAATCACTCGTCATGATCATTTGGTGACTTTGTCTAAAGCAATGGGTGCCGATGAAGTAGTGGATCTTCGAAACACAGAGCTAGGTAATTTGAAAAATCAATTTGATATTGTTTATGACACAACCTCCACAGCTTCTGGATTTGAATCTGCCTTACAAATCGCCAAACGCGAAGTCCATCTTAAAACAACTAATGGACAGATGATGGCAGGCATTGCTCACTTAACAGAACTTGTCGTAGATGAACTTTCCATCCTTCCCTATTCAGAATCTAATACACTGTTTCATTGGAAAAAGGAAACCCGCAAAAACCAGAATGTTTTTGTGTTTCATGGTGTATCGAAAACCGTCAAAGAGAATCTTAAAAAACAATTCACAGTATTTGAAGGAAGTTCTTCGGATGCAGAAAACACTTTGAACTCGGAGCTGTTCTCCAATAAACTTCCTCGTTTTGACTTTGTTGTTGTATCGAATCCCGAAGAGTTGAGTCTCGCCATCCGCCCCAATCCCAATCATGAAAATTCTTTGGTTCGCCCAAGGGGAGCAATCCTTGTAGACTCCAGTCATTCCAAAAATTGGCCTGATAACTCTAGTTTGGTGGCCAATTTTTTTGCCGATGGAAAAGAAATCCATAGTTCGCGTTGCGGAGATTTTCATATGGCAATCTCTTTACTCCGCGATAATCCTGAGATCACTCATGCTCTAGAGACAAATTTAATTTCCCATCGGTTTTCATCAGACCAATTGGAACTCGCTTATGCGACTGCAAAAGATCCCTCTAGTGTAAAGGTAGTGGTTGATTTTCAATAG